From one Choloepus didactylus isolate mChoDid1 chromosome 24, mChoDid1.pri, whole genome shotgun sequence genomic stretch:
- the LOC119519749 gene encoding uncharacterized protein LOC119519749: MTRSHEVEAISPVWSHGSVFLQIFQKKKDQDLSYDFDEFLKTVKDESRILSQKYIILIRSYLGRQDIRRAVSTIQAALKEIESAPVYVAVTGETGSGKSSFINALRGVGHEGDDAAPTGVEETTKERVPYKHPRSPRVTLWDLPGIGTSTFPAHKYPEEMKFGEYDCFIITSCTRFKENDAQLAKLIHKMKKNFYFIRTKVDNDLYNQKKSKPLTFDQESLLEKIRKDCLTHLREAEVSDPRVFLVSSHDTSEYDFPVLENTLLKDLPAEKRHNFMVSLPSVTEAVVERKRNVLMQKISLEAVSDYLSHSIAFPGSIDENDEEMLVHTLNRFRTFFGLDDASLRRMAEILNMSLEEIKLSIHSANFLTCQENHRKLANILTHHFSASGNIFFPAICITKRVAFQLHILNLVVEDAKAIIKNEKLFRAHRNRHSLEPLPERVKQREGLRSIKNRAVRRSRLQKKFPNHRKVLFQQLFSPSLPALPLQPQTLHNFCPCFLSKGCLDLHFGTSQGDLLLPGRTENLPQGGGDVPGVPLTPARITLCFQELVTPLLIDMEESPVSPHTPLSASFTSAVPNRSRRSVPGEAKVLSIEKTWADGRLPQMVSLVRETVRKSSCITLDIAVMGDSGNGMSSFINALRGIGHEEEAAAPTGVVRTTLTRACYSSSHLPYVLLWDLPGTGATTQSLENYQQEMQFSLYDLFIIITSEQFSKNHVRLAKAVECMGKKFYVVWTKLDRDLNTSALREEELQQNIRGNILENLQKEWVCEPPIFLVSSLDPSLHDFPKLRDTLQKDLTYLRCRGPLQNLFRTCEKIIDDKVTSLQEKIGTKSFQNTLGIRNADNFEECLKAYHWHFGVDDESLQLVAQTTGTAFPEYKAIMKSQDIRTVNKANWKLTLMNFFVIRAFLCLLSCIPFFGTFVIRSFRQLKQKQLLVIVAEDTKSILSKVLKDSIPHEGHLGKSPPGFFTRFFPQWGTFSSVGKQRY, from the exons ATGACTAGGAGTCATGAAGTTGAAG CAATCTCTCCTGTTTGGAGCCATGGGTCAGTTTTTCTCcaaatcttccaaaaaaaaaaagatcaggatCTCAGCTATGATTTTGATGAGTTTTTAAAGACAGTCAAGGATGAAAGCAGAATTCTCTCTCAAAAATACATCATTTTGATCCGGTCATATCTGGGGAGGCAGGACATCCGGAGGGCAGTTTCTACAATCCAGGCTGCACTGAAAGAAATTGAGAGTGCCCCAGTTTATGTGGCCGTGACAGGTGAGACAGGTTCAGGGAAGTCATCTTTCATCAACGCCCTGAGAGGGGTCGGGCATGAAGGAGACGATGCGGCCCCCACTGGGGTGGAGGAGACAACCAAGGAAAGAGTTCCATACAAGCACCCAAGGAGTCCCAGAGTGACACTGTGGGACTTGCCAGGCATAGGCACCAGTACTTTCCCAGCACACAAGTATCCGGAGGAAATGAAATTTGGTGAGTATGACTGCTTTATTATCACTTCCTGTACACGCTTCAAGGAGAATGATGCACAGCTGGCCAAACTGAtccacaaaatgaaaaagaatttctattttattcgAACTAAGGTGGATAATGATTTATATAATCAGAAAAAGTCTAAACCTCTGACATTTGATCAAGAGAGTCTCTTAGAAAAGATCCGAAAAGACTGTCTAACACACCTGCGGGAGGCTGAGGTGAGTGACCCTCGAGTTTTCTTAGTCTCCAGTCATGATACATCTGAGTATGATTTTCCAGTCCTGGAGAACACCCTGTTGAAGGACCTCCCAGCTGAAAAGCGCCACAACTTCATGGTCTCCCTGCCCAGTGTTACAGAGGCTGTTGTTGAGCGTAAGAGGAATGTCCTTATGCAGAAGATTTCTCTGGAAGCCGTTTCAGATTATTTATCTCACTCCATTGCTTTTCCTGGGTCCATTGATGAGAATGATGAAGAGATGCTGGTGCACACCCTAAACAGGTTTAGAACCTTCTTCGGATTGGATGATGCATCCCTCAGAAGGATGGCTGAGATTTTGAATATGTCCTTGGAGGAAATAAAGTTGAGCATCCATTCTGCAAATTTTTTAACATGTCAGGAAAATCACCGAAAATTAGCAAATATCCTGACACATCACTTTTCAGCCAGTGGAAACATCTTTTTCCCTGCCATATGTATCACAAAGAGAGTTGCTTTTCAGTTACATATTCTCAACCTAGTGGTGGAAGATGCGAAAGCtatcataaaaaatgaaaagcttttCAGAGC ACACAGAAACCGGCACTCACTTGAGCCCCTCCCAGAAAGGGTGAAGCAGAGAGAAGGACTTAGATCTATAAAGAATAGAGCAGTGAGGAGGTCCAGACTCCAGAAGAAATTCCCAAATCATCGGAAGGTCCTTTTCCAGCAACTCTTCTCTCCGTCTCTCCCTGCTCTTCCACTGCAACCCCAAACCCTCCACAACTTCTGTCCATGCTTCCTGAGCAAAGGGTGTCTGGATTTGCATTTTGGAACATCCCAGGGGGATCTGCTTCTGCCTGGGAGGACAGAGAACCTTCCCCAGGGAGGGGGTGACGTCCCAGGAGTGCCCCTGACCCCTGCAAGGATCACCCTCTGCTTCCAGGAGCTG GTCACCCCACTGCTCATAGATATGGAAGAGTCCCCAGTGTCCCCTCACACTCCATTATCTGCATCCTTCACTTCTGCTGTGCCAAACCGTTCACGCAGGAGCGTTCCAGGTGAGGCAAAGGTCTTGAGTATTGAGAAGACTTGGGCAGATGGGCGGTTACCACAGATGGTTTCTCTGGTCAGAGAGACTGTGAGGAAATCATCCTGCATAACTCTGGACATCGCAGTGATGGGGGACTCTGGCAATGGCATGTCCTCCTTCATCAACGCACTGAGGGGCATCGGGCATGAGGAGGAGGCCGCGGCTCCCACTGGGGTGGTGAGAACCACCCTCACTCGTGCCTGCTACTCATCCTCGCATTTGCCCTATGTGCTGCTGTGGGACCTGCCCGGCACAGGGGCTACCACCCAAAGCCTGGAGAATTATCAGCAGGAAATGCAGTTCAGCCTGTATGATctcttcatcatcatcacatcTGAGCAGTTCAGCAAGAATCATGTCAGGCTTGCCAAGGCCGTCGAGTGCATGGGAAAGAAGTTCTACGTGGTGTGGACCAAGCTGGACAGGGACCTCAACACGAGTGCCCTCAGGGAGGAAGAGCTCCAGCAGAATATCCGAGGAAATATCCTGGAAAATCTCCAGAAGGAATGGGTGTGTGAACCCCCCATTTTCCTGGTTTCCAGCCTTGACCCTTCATTGCACGACTTCCCAAAGCTTAGGGACACATTGCAAAAGGACCTCACCTACCTCAGGTGCCGTGGTCCCCTACAGAACCTGTTCCGTACCTGTGAGAAGATCATTGATGACAAAGTGACCTCCCTGCAGGAGAAAATAGGCACAAAGTCTTTCCAGAACACCCTTGGCATCAGGAACGCAGATAATTTCGAAGAGTGTCTGAAAGCCTACCACTGGCACTTCGGGGTTGATGATGAATCTCTCCAGCTGGTGGCACAGACAACAGGGACAGCCTTTCCCGAGTACAAGGCCATCATGAAGTCCCAGGATATTCGGACTGTCAACAAAGCTAACTGGAAACTGACGCTCATGAATTTTTTTGTCATTCGAGCTTTCCTCTGCCTTCTTAGCTGCATCCCTTTCTTCGGTACATTTGTCATCCGTTCCTTCAGGCAGCTGAAACAAAAACAGCTCCTTGTGATAGTTGCCGAGGACACCAAGAGCATCTTGAGCAAAGTCCTGAAAGACTCCATCCCACATGAAGGCCACCTTGGGAAAAGTCCACCAGGTTTCTTCACCAGATTCTTTCCTCAGTGGGGTACTTTTTCCTCTGTTGGAAAACAAAGATACTAA